A genomic region of Micromonospora sp. NBRC 110009 contains the following coding sequences:
- a CDS encoding class II 3-deoxy-7-phosphoheptulonate synthase produces MRHEWHQLSHPAVGSPGLQTSRPTVDSAEDAALGLDRWRDLPRAQTPPWPDPVQVAEVGRVLDTVPSVVAPYEVDQLRQRLALVCEGKAFLLQGGDCAETFADNTESHLLANARTLLQMAIVLTYGASLPVVKVARVAGQYTKPRSLPTDARGLPAYRGDMINSLEATPEARVADPQRMIRAYANSAAAMNMLRAYLAGGLADLHAVHDWNKDFVKQSPAGERYEAIAREIDRAIAFIRACGMTDDEALRTVTLYCSHEALALEYDRALTRISGNKAYGLSGHFLWIGERTRQIDGAHIDFISRIANPIGVKLGPTTTPDEAIELCEKLNPDNVPGRLTLISRMGNHRVRDALPPIVAKVTAAGAKVVWQCDPMHGNTHESSNGYKTRHFDRIVDEVLGYFEVHRGLETHPGGLHVELTGEDVTECLGGAQGIEDLDLPDRYETACDPRLNTQQSLELAFLVAEMLRG; encoded by the coding sequence ATGCGCCATGAGTGGCATCAGTTGAGTCACCCCGCGGTGGGCAGCCCGGGCCTGCAGACCAGCCGTCCGACCGTCGACTCGGCCGAGGACGCGGCCCTCGGTCTGGACCGCTGGCGGGACCTTCCCCGTGCGCAGACCCCGCCCTGGCCGGACCCGGTCCAGGTCGCCGAGGTCGGCAGGGTGCTCGACACGGTGCCCTCGGTGGTCGCGCCGTACGAGGTCGACCAGCTCCGGCAGCGGCTCGCGCTGGTCTGCGAGGGCAAGGCGTTCCTGCTCCAGGGCGGCGACTGCGCGGAGACCTTCGCCGACAACACCGAGAGCCACCTGCTGGCCAACGCCCGCACCCTGCTCCAGATGGCGATCGTGCTGACCTACGGCGCGTCCCTGCCGGTGGTGAAGGTGGCCCGGGTCGCCGGCCAGTACACCAAGCCGCGCTCGCTGCCGACCGACGCCCGGGGCCTGCCGGCCTACCGGGGCGACATGATCAACTCGCTGGAGGCCACGCCCGAGGCGCGGGTCGCCGACCCGCAGCGCATGATCCGGGCGTACGCCAACTCGGCCGCCGCGATGAACATGCTCCGGGCGTACCTGGCCGGCGGGCTGGCCGACCTGCACGCGGTGCACGACTGGAACAAGGACTTCGTCAAGCAGTCGCCGGCCGGCGAGCGCTACGAGGCGATCGCCCGGGAGATCGACCGGGCCATCGCCTTCATCCGGGCCTGCGGGATGACCGACGACGAGGCGCTGCGCACGGTCACCCTCTACTGCTCCCACGAGGCCCTCGCCCTGGAGTACGACCGGGCGCTCACCCGGATCTCCGGCAACAAGGCCTACGGCCTCTCCGGGCACTTCCTGTGGATCGGCGAGCGGACCCGGCAGATCGACGGGGCGCACATCGACTTCATCTCCCGGATCGCCAACCCGATCGGCGTGAAGCTCGGCCCGACCACCACCCCGGACGAGGCCATCGAGCTGTGCGAGAAGCTCAACCCGGACAACGTCCCCGGCCGGCTCACCCTGATCAGCCGGATGGGCAACCACCGGGTCCGCGACGCCCTGCCGCCGATCGTCGCCAAGGTCACCGCGGCCGGCGCCAAGGTGGTCTGGCAGTGCGACCCGATGCACGGCAACACCCACGAGTCCTCCAACGGCTACAAGACCCGGCACTTCGACCGGATCGTCGACGAGGTGCTCGGCTACTTCGAGGTGCACCGCGGCCTGGAGACCCACCCGGGCGGCCTGCACGTCGAGCTGACCGGCGAGGACGTCACCGAGTGCCTGGGCGGCGCCCAGGGCATCGAGGACCTCGACCTGCCCGATCGTTACGAAACCGCCTGCGACCCGCGACTGAACACCCAGCAGTCGCTGGAGCTGGCCTTCCTGGTGGCGGAGATGCTGCGTGGCTGA
- a CDS encoding threonine aldolase family protein, translated as MRAAMADAEVGDDVYGEDPTVAALEAEVAALFGHEAALFAPTGSMANQIALQLLVPPGDELLCDADAHVVTYEIGAAAAYGGISSRTWPAVGAELDPDVVAGMIRPDGYFAVPTRAIAVEQTHNRGGGGVIPLAALRELRRVADDHDLALHCDGARIWHAHVADGVPLAEYGALFDTLSVCLSKGLGAPVGSLVVGSAEKIARARFVRKRMGGGMRQVGILAAAGRYALAHHIERLAEDHAKAARLAEAVAPFGVLATPVRTNIVPLDLTKHPLDAKALAAAARAEGVLISVLGPRTVRLVTHLDVTDDAVDRAAEILTRVLRA; from the coding sequence ATGCGGGCGGCCATGGCCGACGCCGAGGTCGGCGACGACGTGTACGGCGAGGACCCCACCGTCGCCGCGCTGGAGGCGGAGGTCGCCGCGCTCTTCGGGCACGAGGCGGCGCTGTTCGCCCCGACCGGCTCGATGGCCAACCAGATCGCCCTCCAACTGCTCGTGCCGCCGGGGGACGAGCTGCTCTGCGACGCCGACGCGCACGTCGTCACGTACGAGATCGGCGCGGCGGCCGCGTACGGCGGAATCTCGTCGCGGACCTGGCCGGCGGTCGGCGCGGAGCTGGACCCGGACGTGGTGGCCGGGATGATCCGGCCCGACGGCTACTTCGCGGTGCCCACCCGGGCGATCGCCGTCGAGCAGACCCACAACCGGGGCGGCGGCGGGGTGATCCCCCTCGCCGCCCTGCGCGAGCTGCGGCGCGTCGCCGACGACCACGACCTGGCGCTGCACTGCGACGGCGCCCGGATCTGGCACGCGCACGTCGCCGACGGCGTGCCGCTGGCCGAGTACGGCGCGCTCTTCGACACCCTGTCCGTCTGCCTCTCCAAGGGCCTCGGCGCGCCGGTCGGCTCCCTCGTCGTCGGCAGCGCGGAGAAGATCGCCCGGGCCCGCTTCGTCCGCAAGCGGATGGGCGGCGGCATGCGGCAGGTCGGCATCCTCGCCGCCGCCGGCCGGTACGCCCTCGCCCACCACATCGAGCGGCTCGCCGAGGACCACGCCAAGGCGGCCCGGCTGGCCGAGGCGGTGGCCCCGTTCGGGGTGCTCGCCACGCCGGTGCGGACCAACATCGTCCCGCTGGACCTGACCAAGCACCCGCTCGACGCGAAGGCCCTCGCGGCCGCCGCCCGGGCGGAGGGCGTGCTGATCTCCGTGCTCGGCCCGCGCACCGTCCGCCTGGTCACCCACCTGGACGTCACCGACGACGCTGTCGACCGCGCCGCGGAGATCCTCACCCGCGTCCTCCGCGCCTGA
- a CDS encoding deoxyribonuclease IV: MSARRRVGSHTPTSGGLAKAALPYADAAGSEVVQVYVSNSRGWALPAGDAAQDVLFRDGCGERGVPVFIHASLLVNLGSPTAATVERSAQTLAHALRRGRAIGAEGVVFHAGSAVDAGHAEAAMRQVREALLPLLDETAAVGGPMLLVEPSAGGGRSLASRVEHLGPYLDAVERHPMMGVCFDTCHAWAAGHDLAAEGGMTATLDTLVASVGADRLKLVHANDSKDLCGSTRDRHENIGKGTIGEPAFAELMCHPATAGVPVLVETPTEKHVGHAADIATLKRLHP; encoded by the coding sequence GTGAGCGCGCGGCGGCGGGTCGGCTCGCACACCCCCACCTCGGGCGGCCTGGCGAAGGCGGCGCTGCCGTACGCCGACGCGGCCGGCTCCGAGGTGGTGCAGGTCTACGTCTCCAACTCGCGGGGCTGGGCGCTACCGGCGGGCGACGCGGCGCAGGACGTCCTGTTCCGGGACGGCTGCGGCGAGCGGGGGGTGCCGGTCTTCATCCACGCCTCGCTGCTGGTCAACCTCGGCTCCCCCACCGCGGCCACGGTCGAGCGGTCGGCGCAGACCCTGGCCCACGCGCTGCGCCGGGGCCGGGCGATCGGCGCCGAGGGGGTGGTCTTCCACGCCGGCAGCGCGGTGGACGCGGGGCACGCCGAGGCGGCGATGCGGCAGGTACGCGAGGCCCTGCTGCCGCTGCTGGACGAGACGGCGGCGGTCGGCGGGCCGATGCTGCTGGTCGAGCCGAGCGCCGGGGGCGGCCGCTCGCTGGCCTCCCGGGTGGAGCACCTGGGCCCCTACCTGGACGCGGTCGAGCGGCACCCGATGATGGGCGTCTGCTTCGACACCTGCCACGCCTGGGCCGCCGGGCACGACCTGGCCGCCGAGGGCGGGATGACCGCGACGCTGGACACGCTGGTCGCCTCCGTCGGGGCCGACCGGTTGAAGCTGGTGCACGCGAACGACTCGAAGGACCTGTGCGGCTCGACCCGGGACCGGCACGAGAACATCGGCAAGGGCACCATCGGCGAGCCCGCGTTCGCCGAGCTGATGTGCCACCCCGCCACGGCAGGCGTCCCGGTCCTGGTGGAGACCCCCACGGAGAAGCACGTCGGCCACGCCGCCGACATCGCCACCCTCAAACGCCTCCACCCCTGA